From a region of the Sander lucioperca isolate FBNREF2018 chromosome 8, SLUC_FBN_1.2, whole genome shotgun sequence genome:
- the LOC116053545 gene encoding lanosterol synthase yields MTEGTQLRRRGGPYKTEPATDLSRWRLTNVEGRQTWCYVEDQDTPDRKQTMLEAHSLGLDTSTFVSGSPAAHTAVDAALKGMLFYSHLQAEDGHWAGDYGGPLFLLPGLLITCHVAKIPLAEAWKKEMVRYLRSVQLPDGGWGLHIEDKSTVFGTALSYISLRILGVEPDDPDMVRARNNLHSKGGAVGIPSWGKFWLAILNVYSWEGMNTLLPEMWLFPTWMPAHPSTLWCHCRQVYLPMSYCYAVRLSADEDSLVLSLRQELYVQDYATINWPAQRNNVAACDMYTPHSTLLTVAYMVLNVYEAHHSTTLRGKAVKELYEHIQADDSFTKCISIGPISKTINMLVRWYVDGPSSPVFQEHVSRIPDYLWLGLDGMKMQGTNGSQLWDTCFAVQAFLEAGAQDNSRLAECLRDAHQFLTITQIPENPPKYQKYYRQMNKGGFPFSTRDCGWIVADCTAEGLKSVMLLQELCPSIGQLVPSERLYDAVNVLLSMKNSDGGFATYETKRGGRLLELLNPSEVFGDIIIDYTYVECTSAVMQALRHFQKAYPDHRAQEIRSTLREGLEYCRKVQRPDGSWEGSWGVCFTYGIWFGLEAFACMGHIYQEEDVCVEVHKACQFLLDRQMSDGGWGEDFESCEQRRYVQSSSAQIHNTCWALLGLMAVRHPDRRAIERGVKLLIDNQLPNGDWPQENIAGVFNKSCAISYTSYRNVFTVWTLGRFSTLYPSSPLAGKVQL; encoded by the exons ATGACGGAGGGGAc GCAGCTGCGGAGGCGCGGGGGGCCTTACAAGACGGAGCCAGCCACAGACCTGAGCCGCTGGAGGCTGACTAATGTGGAGGGCAGGCAGACCTGGTGCTATGTGGAGGATCAGGACACCCCAGACAGAAAGCAGACAATGCTGGAAGCCCATTCTCTAGGCTTGGACACG AGTACGTTTGTGTCTGGCTCCCCAGCTGCCCACACAGCTGTAGATGCAGCTCTGAAGGGTATGCTCTTCTACAGCCACCTCCAGGCCGAGGACGGTCACTGGGCAGGGGACTACGGCGGACCTCTCTTCCTGCTCCCAG GTCTCCTCATCACGTGCCATGTGGCTAAGATCCCTCTGGCTGAAGCCTGGAAGAAAGAGATGGTGAGGTATCTGCGCTCTGTGCAGCTGCCAGATGGAGGCTGGGGTCT ACATATTGAAGATAAGTCTACCGTCTTTGGCACAGCGCTGAGTTACATCTCATTAAGGATCCTGGGAGTAGAGCCCGATGATCCAGATATGGTTCGAGCCAGGAACAACCTGCACAGCAAAG gTGGCGCTGTGGGGATTCCCTCATGGGGTAAATTCTGGTTGgccattttaaatgtttacagttgGGAGGGAATGAACACACTGCTACCAGAGATGTG GTTGTTCCCCACTTGGATGCCAGCACACCCCTCTACCCTGTGGTGTCACTGTCGCCAGGTCTACCTCCCCATGAGCTACTGTTACGCTGTCAGACTGTCTGCAGACGAAGACTCCCTGGTCCTCAGCCTCAGACAG GAGCTTTATGTCCAGGACTATGCAACCATTAACTGGCCTGCTCAGAGGAACAATGTGGCAGCATGTGACATGTACACACCTCACAGCACACTGCTCACCGTCGCCTACA TGGTGTTGAATGTGTACGAAGCCCACCACAGCACCACGCTGAGAGGAAAGGCCGTCAAAGAACTGTATGAACACATCCAGGCTGACGACAGCTTCACTAAATGTATCAGCATTGGACCG ATCTCCAAGACGATCAACATGCTGGTTCGCTGGTATGTGGATGGTCCCTCCTCTCCCGTCTTTCAGGAGCATGTGTCCAGGATCCCAGACTACCTCTG GTTGGGATTAGACGGCATGAAAATGCAG GGGACCAATGGATCTCAACTCTGGGATACTTGTTTTGCTGTACAGGCTTTCCTTGAG GCAGGAGCCCAAGATAATTCCAGACTAGCCGAGTGCCTCCGAGATGCCCATCAGTTTCTCACCATCACACAG ATACCTGAGAATCCTCCTAAGTATCAGAAGTACTACAGACAGATGAACAAG GGAGGTTTCCCCTTCAGTACCCGCGACTGTGGTTGGATTGTGGCAGACTGCACGGCGGAGGGCCTGAAGTCAGTGATGCTGCTGCAGGAGCTGTGTCCCTCCATCGGCCAGCTGGTCCCCTCAGAGCGCCTGTATGATGCTGTCAATGTG CTGCTGAGCATGAAGAACTCTGATGGAGGATTTGCCACATATGAAACTAAGAGAGGAGGGAGACTCCTGGAGCTACTCAACCCCTCTGAGGTGTTCG gggacaTCATTATAGATTATACCTATGTGGAGTGTACTTCAGCAGTAATGCAGGCTCTGAGGCACTTCCAGAAGGCCTATCCTGACCACCGTGCTCAGGAGATAAG GTCCACTCTAAGAGAAGGACTGGAGTACTGCAGGAAGGTGCAGAGGCCTGACGGATCGTGGGAAGG GTCCTGGGGAGTGTGCTTCACATATGGAATATGGTTTGGCCTTGAAGCCTTTGCTTGTATGGGTCACATCTACCAGGAGGA GGATGTGTGCGTGGAGGTGCACAAAGCTTGTCAGTTCCTGCTGGACCGGCAGATGTCTGACGGAGGCTGGGGGGAGGACTTTGAGTCGTGCGAGCAGCGGCGCTACGTCCAGAGCAGCAGCGCTCAGATCCACAACACCTGCTGGGCTTTGTTAGGCCTCATGGCTGTCAG GCATCCTGACAGGCGGGCCATTGAGAGAGGGGTGAAGCTGCTGATTGACAACCAGCTGCCCAATGGAGACTGGCCACAG GAGAATATTGCAGGTGTGTTTAACAAGAGCTGTGCCATCAGCTACACCTCCTACAGAAATGTCTTCACAGTCTGGACCCTCGGTCGCTTCTCAACGCTTTACCCCAGCAGTCCGTTGGCTGGGAAGGTCCAGCTGTGA
- the LOC116053527 gene encoding annexin B11-like has product MNWNNAGNQFPPGSGFYPQPMPGGYNPQYPPGTVPTQPCPPHPWGAPAQPFGPPYQPCGPAPQPLGPPGYGPVAPPYGGYGPGHGPWQGHGHGHNHGHNHGHGHYGHHGHGHHHGHHHGHGSGGGLLGNLLGHHRHGHRHKHKHGHMHGRCHKKGNTCHGYSSSSCSSDSD; this is encoded by the exons ATGAACTGGAATAACGCAG GAAACCAGTTTCCCCCAGGCTCAGGCTTTTATCCTCAGCCAATGCCAGGAGGATACAATCCTCAATATCCACCAGGCACTGTCCCAACCCAGCCCTGCCCTCCTCATCCTTGGGGTGCACCCGCTCAGCCATTTGGTCCACCCTATCAGCCATGTGGTCCAGCCCCTCAGCCTTTGGGTCCACCTGGGTACGGTCCTGTAGCCCCACCTTATGGAGGGTATGGACCTGGCCATGGTCCTTGGCAGGGACATGGGCATGGACATAATCATGGACATAATCATGGGCATGGACATTATGGACATCATGGGCATGGACATCATCATGGTCATCATCATGGACATGGAAGTGGAGGTGGACTGCTTGGAAACCTGCTTGGACATCACAGGCATGGTCATCGCCACAAACACAAGCATGGTCACATGCACGGCCGTTGCCACAAGAAAGGAAACACGTGTCACGGG TACTCCAGCAGCTCCTGCAGCAGTGACTCGGACTAG
- the LOC116053553 gene encoding lanosterol synthase-like: MSLTVLTSAYRLRSVCRLQRIQGHMMSSQVEPGVLLKKVGSAGVITINRPKVLNALNLPMIRQIYPQLKKWENDNETDIVIVRGAGGKAFCAGGDIRAVTEAGKVGDPLAEDFFREEYILNNAVGTCRKPYIALIEGITMGGIIGFTVVNSKYFYLLRRRGGPYKTEPATDLSRWRLTNVEGRQTWCYVEDQDTPDRKQTMLEAHSLGLDTSMFVFGSPAAHTAVDAALKGMLFYSHLQAEDGHWAGDYGGPLFLLPGLLITCHVAKIPLAEAWKKEMVRYLRSVQLPDGGWGLHIEDKSTVFGTALSYISLRILGVEPDDPDMVRARNNLHSKGGKEEVEMVPKKYNSSC; the protein is encoded by the exons ATGTCCTTAACCGTTTTGACATCCGCTTACAG ACTGAGGTCCGTCTGCAGACTGCAGCGAATCCAGGGCCACATG ATGTCGAGTCAGGTTGAACCGGGGGTTCTTCTGAAGAAAGTGGGCAGCGCAGGTGTGATCACCATAAACAGACCCAAAGTCCTGAATGCACTCAACCTGCCCATGATCCGTCAGATCTACCCGCAGCTCAAG AAATGGGAAAATGACAATGAGACTGACATTGTGATCGTCAGAGGAGCAGGTGGGAAAGCCTTTTGTGCTGGTGGAGACATCAGAG CGGTCACAGAAGCAGGGAAAGTTGGAGATCCTCTCGCAGAGGACTTTTTCCGTGAGGAATACATTCTCAACAATGCTGTTG gaACATGCAGGAAACCATATATTGCCCTTATTGAAGGAATAACAATGGGTGGAATTATTGGTTTCACTGTTGTAAATAGTAAATATTTCTATTTG CTGCGGAGGCGCGGGGGGCCTTACAAGACGGAGCCAGCCACAGACCTGAGCCGCTGGAGGCTGACTAATGTGGAGGGCAGGCAGACCTGGTGCTATGTGGAGGATCAGGACACCCCAGACAGAAAGCAGACAATGCTGGAAGCCCATTCTCTAGGCTTGGACACG AGTATGTTTGTGTTTGGCTCCCCAGCTGCCCACACAGCTGTAGATGCAGCTCTGAAGGGTATGCTCTTCTACAGCCACCTCCAGGCCGAGGACGGTCACTGGGCAGGGGACTACGGCGGACCTCTCTTCCTGCTCCCAG GTCTCCTCATCACGTGCCATGTGGCTAAGATCCCTCTGGCTGAAGCCTGGAAGAAAGAGATGGTGAGGTATCTGCGCTCTGTGCAGCTACCAGATGGAGGCTGGGGTCT ACATATTGAAGATAAGTCTACCGTCTTTGGCACAGCGCTGAGTTACATCTCATTAAGGATCCTGGGAGTAGAGCCCGATGATCCAGATATGGTTCGAGCCAGGAACAACCTGCACAGCAAAGGTGGGAAAGAAGAGGTTGAAATGGTCCCCAAAAAATACAACAGCAGTTGTTGA
- the LOC116053530 gene encoding holotricin-3-like, translated as MYGQNQGNQYPPGYPNNPQQMPGGYPQYPPGTVPRPNYPPQPYGPHGGQQGHGPGPGYGQGQGQGHGPGPGYGQGQGHGYGPGPGYGPGQGHGYGPGPGYGNGQGHGPGHGECHGEGHGHGHGHGHKHKHRNGHRHERCHKKGNHSRGSSSSSCSSDSD; from the exons ATGTACGGACAGAACCAAG GAAACCAGTACCCTCCTGGTTATCCAAACAATCCTCAGCAGATGCCAGGGGGATACCCTCAATATCCTCCAGGCACTGTCCCACGACCAAACTACCCTCCTCAGCCCTATGGTCCACACGGAGGCCAACAGGGACACGGACCTGGACCTGGTTATGGTCAGGGCCAAGGACAGGGACATGGACCTGGACCTGGTTATGGTCAGGGCCAAGGACATGGATATGGACCTGGACCTGGTTATGGTCCAGGTCAAGGACATGGATATGGACCTGGACCTGGTTATGGAAACGGCCAAGGACATGGACCGGGCCATGGAGAGTGCCATGGCGAGGGCCACGGACATGGCCATGGACACGGCCACAAGCACAAGCACAGGAATGGTCACAGGCATGAGCGATGTCACAAGAAAGGAAATCACTCTCGGGGG TCCTCCAGCAGCTCCTGCAGCAGCGACTCAGACTAG